Sequence from the Ziziphus jujuba cultivar Dongzao chromosome 9, ASM3175591v1 genome:
GGTTGATCatggagaaagaaaaaggatatatatttttagggcGAAAACTTATAATCCAACTTGTTAAATTATCTGAAACCATAGGCTGATTTCTAGCATAAAACTGATATACGAGTTCATGATACAAAACCAGAAGTCTCCAAAGAAGCAGTTTATTTGCCATACATAATGGCTCCAAAGGAAATGTATATAACCTTTGAGGAAAATCGTTTGCCTTctgaattaaattttaaatctctcAACAATACTTAAGCATTTCAATTAAGCATCAAAAGAAAGAGAGCCCTATGTGCTTTTCTAgaccttaaaaatatataaaatctagtTCCTAAGCTTTATTCTTACTAATCCATTTTATATCATAtgcacataaaaatatttattgtgtaTCATGAATGATCTCTTaaacaaatttgtaattttatgttGCGCAATGTTAAGTAACCCcttatgtcattttttttttcccccacttAAACAAGAATGTGTTTGTAGTCTTTCCAAAAATAGCAAagaatatgaaagaaaaaagaatatgaaaataaaatgtcaCATCAAAATTGCTCGATATATTTAAGATTAGCAAAGTTGCTTAAGAAATCATCCCTGACTATATATGTCTGTGAAAAAGGAATTAGCTagactttttaatatttattaatcctTACTTTTGGAGCATGGTTACATGTTTTTGCTTTATGAACTGCTGCTCTTGAATTAGGGTATTTAGCAAGCAAACCAAGAAACCCTTCATGACTTCAAATTTGTTTGTGCCTTTTTAGCTTGAGAACAATGCATACAACTTGTTGAGCAACGAGATTGTGGAGAGAACAAACGAGCtcaggtatataaataatttactgCAGAGATACTTTTAATCGTGAACATtagcatataaaatttcaagATTAGTTAATACTTAAATCCATTGCTAAGCAGGAGGATGAGAGGGGAAGAACTCCAAGAATTAAACCTTGAAGATTTGAAACAACTTGAGAAATTGGCTGAAGGAGGTTTAAGCCGCGTCATAAAAATAAAGGTTTTGTGATGGCTTGCTCTCTGTTTTGATTACTTGTTATGGTCTATCatgaaactatttttttttttttttccccaaagaaTGTTTTAACTGAAATTTACGCGTTTCAGGGTGAAAGGATTATGAAGGAGATCCATTCTCTTAAGAAGAAGGTCAGGTGCACAAATTTCCATTTGTTGTGTTACAATGCATATCATgttccatttttgttttaattgatATGGCTGAAAAGGTGACATGATTATGGTTAATTAAACAAAGTACTACAGTCAAATATGATTCTGACACAAACTTTTCTGAGATTCATGGATAACCATATATAGTTTATGAGAATTTGAATTAAGAATGTGCTAAGGAAGAAAATAGATTGAAATGAGATTTGTTTGAAACATTAGATAGATTGTTTAGAAATTTCagttttttaaaattccttAACCTTTCATTTTAACAACTCTTCATGATCATCTAGCTTCCAGATGCCTTATGCTTGAATGATATCTTCATGATCTAATCAATAATGATGCCTAATCAGTAATTATATTCGCACAAAATCAGTTTTCCTTATTCTTCTTGCTAAGCTTTTTGTTTGCTCTTTAGAATCAATTCCACGTGCACGTGTTCGATCTAATTTTCTATATTGTTATACCATACCTGTCAATATGCTTGACTGAAGCCTTCATATTAGTTTCTCTCTTCATAGCTTGAATAATATCTTCTTCTCCATTAAAATCATTACATTTATTAGTCTTGGTCTCTCTAAGTTTTCTATGGTCCTCATAACATTTGCAGACAATATGAACTAAGAGAGCAAAAAACTTGTGTGATTAAAGGCAATTGCATAGAGCATTTTGTcccaattatttcaaaattttccaaaattcttAATGTTTTaccttcccaaaattaatttattaaattttttcgtTCCTCCATATTTCTCCAATAATTCATATTTgctttaattatttggtttctttttaaGCATAAGTACTTATGCTTTGAAGTGGTTATTTGGTTGCTTTTTAAGCATAAGTACTTATGCTTTGAAGTGGTATAAGACGTTTCGTTACATTATCTCTTCAGACATGTTGGAACTCTCATATATTTACCATTTTGAAGAAGTTTTAGAATAGGAAGATGGGAAAAGATAAGAATGAGAAATGTAAAATTTCTGTTGTTGATTTAAGGTTCTGGATGCTTGTAAATACAAACTCATATGCTCTATTTATAAAGCTTTGTAAAAGACACAATATATTTATTGGAACAATTATAATAGCAGTCAATGAGATGACCATTTAGAGACTGTAGAAGTTGACTCTCCTTTTGGAAAGTTGCATTAATACCTGGTTGATAGTAGTCATTTACTCTTTTATTCTTGCTTGATTTGGCACCTTGATCGTTGGCATTAATCACTCAGATTGCTTTGACAGCTTGAAATATTTGTAATTGATCCATTTGGCTCTAACATGTTATAAGAGCCCCTTTAGGTTCAATCAATTCACTCCCTCTCCCTGGGCTTATACAATTTGGAAGAAGAGCTAGCTGCTACTATAACTAGTTAATTCCTAGTGAATCTCGTACCATTTTGTGAAAAGAGTGCTAATTGATGCATTTTGGTGGAGAATACTGATAtggattaatataatatatattataattaattacaacacattgaattttctttaaaactGGTTTAGTACAGTACTTGACCCCATCAACACAATATTCACTCTCTGCAcctattcttttccttttagaATCTTCAAATGtggggaatatatatatatatatatatatggagttgATGATTTATAAACCATTTTCTGGATGTGTTGCAAGaagattttttaatatgattaacTATGATATTGATTCTTATGTAAGCTTTTCTAACTTCCATCATGTATAAGGGTAGCTTTTAGGCTTATTTAGTGTAATAGAGAAAGGATGAACTCCGTTAGAGTTGTGTATAGGTTTTTTACCATCCTATATATGGATCACTTTGACTCTCCATAAACCCATTTCCCAACCCAAAGATATAGCATATGCATGCATTTCATCCCTTTGAAATGGTCGGAAAATGTGTGGCAGGAGGGCTATAGATGCCTTAGAGATCTCTATTTCTTTCTCTTGAAATTATAGAACTGCAATGGATTTGTACCTTGTGAATGCAGGAAACGCAATTGCTAGAAGATAACTACCGCTTGAAAAAGGTAATTATCTAGTGTTAACTCCTATATTGTTCAttgtttaattactttatatttttatttttttgtttattctttcCATGTCGTAGTGAATGAGTGTCTTTATAATTAAGCAGATGGCAGATACTCTTAGAGTCCAAAAAGATGTACGACAAGGCCAATCATCTGAGTCGATCGTCACGGATATATGCAATTCAGCAGACCCTCTTCAAGATCATATTGATAGCTCTGATACTTCTCTCAAGTTGGGGTTAGTTGATtgcattcaatattttacaattaaacttggctaaaattttagattacCTGAACAGATATGTGTGTGTCTTTGTGTGTGGGGTTCACAAACATACACTACAACACCCcccctctcccccccccccccccccccccccccccacaaaaaaaaaaaaaaaaaaaaagaaaaagaagaagaagaagaattttgatattaaaattatactttttttgctaaaaaaatttaataataaaattgtttacaGTTAGGTCTGGTTATGAAAGATTTCTGGCCAAATCTTAATGGTTCATAACTGTAAAATGACTTTAGTCTATGTATGTCAGTGTCAAACATTCATTTTTTCAGACACAAATCTTAATGATTTTAGTGACATAAGAAAACTCTgttataaaatagatatattgAGTGATAAGTTTTCATTCTGTGGCTGATTTTCTAGAATTTTGGTGATGATAAGTTGAAAGAAACaactatagatatatatatatatattattatcccaaaaaaaaaagaagaaaaaaaaacaaaacaactatatatatacacacataccaAATGGATTTATTTGAAACGGTATTTGGTGTAAgtcctttttttcaatttattgtagGCTACCATTCCCTAATTAGTGAACAAGAAGGATAGAGGAAGGATGGTGAAGAGGAACAACCTTGATTATTTCATCATATCATTTGGAAGAAGCTGCATGCctcaggaaaaaaagaaaaaaagaaaaaaatgaaaaatgaaaaaacagattctctttattgtatttaaattagtaATAGTCCTAATTGTTGTTGTATATGCATGTATTGGTTCAGAAGAAAGCGAAGTCGATCAATGTTATATTCTATTTGAATAaagatcataaaattaattaagatcaAGACAAAATGTGCTCCCTAGGTGTCAGAGAAaggcacaaatatatatatatatatatatatatatatatatatatatatatatatatatatatatatatgtgtgtgtgtgtaatcaTCTGGGACTGTGTTAAGTGGGATATGAAGACTTTCCATGTCTAGATAGCCTTT
This genomic interval carries:
- the LOC107427902 gene encoding MADS-box protein JOINTLESS isoform X1 encodes the protein MTRQKIQIKKIDNLTARQVTFSKRRRGLFKKAKELSILCDAEIALIVFSATGKLFDYASSSMQQVIEKHNMHLENQDKLSQQSLELELENNAYNLLSNEIVERTNELRRMRGEELQELNLEDLKQLEKLAEGGLSRVIKIKGERIMKEIHSLKKKETQLLEDNYRLKKQMADTLRVQKDVRQGQSSESIVTDICNSADPLQDHIDSSDTSLKLGLPFPN
- the LOC107427902 gene encoding MADS-box protein JOINTLESS isoform X2, coding for MTRQKIQIKKIDNLTARQVTFSKRRRGLFKKAKELSILCDAEIALIVFSATGKLFDYASSSMQQVIEKHNMHLENQDKLSQQSLELELENNAYNLLSNEIVERTNELRRMRGEELQELNLEDLKQLEKLAEGGLSRVIKIKGERIMKEIHSLKKKETQLLEDNYRLKKMADTLRVQKDVRQGQSSESIVTDICNSADPLQDHIDSSDTSLKLGLPFPN